The following are encoded together in the Candidatus Tumulicola sp. genome:
- a CDS encoding arylsulfatase, producing the protein MAKSKPNIILIVTDDTGYGDLGAYGGGLGRGIPTPNFDRLADEGMTFFHNYGQPSCTPGRAAILTGRIPNRSGMTTVAFQGQGGGLPAAEWTLASVLKQGGYQTFYTGKWHLGEADYALPNAQGYDEMEHVGLYHLNAYTYADPTWFPDMPDKLRAMFAKVTKGSMSGKAGEEAHEDFKINGQYVDTPEKGVVGIPFFDGYVEKSATEYLDRAYASDKPFFAHINFMKVHQPNMPHPDYIHKSLSKSKYADSLMELDARIGRIMDKVRASDQAENTYVFWTTDNGAWQDVYPDAGYTPFRGSKGTVREGGARVPAIAWWPGKIKAGSKNHDIVGGLDLMATYASIAGVKLPEKDREGKPIIFDSYDISPVLFGTGPCPRESWFYFTEDELTPGAVRVGNYKACYNLRGDDGMATGGLAVDANLGWKGSESYVATVPQVFDLWQDPQERYDIFMNNYTERTWVLVSMGEAIQDLMKTYIKYPPRKIQSETYSGPIRISAYERFAHVREMLSKEGIKMPLPTGN; encoded by the coding sequence ATGGCGAAGTCCAAGCCCAACATCATCTTGATCGTTACGGACGATACGGGCTACGGCGACTTGGGCGCCTACGGAGGCGGCCTAGGGCGCGGAATTCCTACCCCTAACTTTGATCGGCTAGCCGATGAAGGCATGACGTTTTTTCATAACTACGGACAGCCGAGTTGCACGCCAGGGCGTGCGGCAATATTGACTGGTCGTATCCCAAATCGCAGCGGCATGACGACCGTAGCCTTCCAAGGACAAGGCGGCGGTCTGCCTGCAGCGGAGTGGACGTTAGCTTCGGTACTCAAGCAGGGTGGGTATCAGACCTTCTACACTGGCAAGTGGCACCTCGGCGAGGCCGACTACGCACTTCCTAACGCTCAGGGTTATGACGAGATGGAGCACGTCGGTCTCTACCATCTCAATGCGTACACGTACGCCGATCCGACTTGGTTTCCGGACATGCCCGACAAACTGCGTGCGATGTTCGCTAAAGTAACGAAGGGCTCGATGTCGGGAAAAGCTGGCGAAGAGGCCCACGAGGATTTCAAAATAAACGGTCAATACGTGGACACGCCTGAGAAAGGCGTCGTTGGCATTCCGTTCTTTGATGGTTATGTCGAGAAATCGGCTACCGAATATCTCGACCGCGCATATGCTTCCGACAAACCGTTCTTTGCGCACATCAACTTTATGAAGGTGCACCAGCCGAACATGCCGCACCCTGATTACATCCATAAGTCGCTTTCAAAGAGTAAGTACGCCGACTCGCTCATGGAACTCGACGCGCGAATCGGGCGCATTATGGATAAAGTTCGTGCATCGGACCAGGCCGAGAACACGTACGTTTTTTGGACGACCGACAACGGCGCATGGCAAGACGTTTATCCTGACGCCGGCTATACACCGTTTCGCGGCTCAAAAGGTACCGTGCGCGAAGGCGGAGCACGCGTACCTGCCATTGCTTGGTGGCCCGGGAAAATAAAGGCCGGATCGAAAAACCACGATATTGTCGGCGGGCTCGACTTAATGGCTACGTATGCCTCGATCGCGGGAGTGAAACTGCCCGAAAAAGATCGCGAAGGGAAGCCCATCATCTTCGACAGCTACGACATCTCGCCGGTTCTTTTCGGCACCGGACCGTGCCCGCGCGAGTCGTGGTTCTATTTTACTGAGGACGAGCTAACCCCCGGAGCGGTTCGGGTCGGTAACTATAAGGCTTGTTACAATCTTCGTGGCGACGACGGAATGGCTACTGGCGGTCTTGCAGTCGATGCCAACCTCGGCTGGAAGGGTTCGGAGAGCTATGTTGCTACCGTGCCCCAGGTTTTCGATCTGTGGCAAGACCCGCAAGAACGCTACGACATCTTCATGAACAACTACACGGAACGCACGTGGGTGCTCGTTAGTATGGGTGAAGCGATCCAAGACCTGATGAAGACGTATATCAAGTATCCACCACGCAAGATCCAGAGTGAGACGTACAGCGGCCCGATCAGGATCTCCGCGTACGAGCGCTTCGCGCACGTCCGAGAGATGCTTTCAAAAGAAGGGATTAAGATGCCGCTGCCCACGGGCAACTAA